A section of the Styela clava chromosome 9, kaStyClav1.hap1.2, whole genome shotgun sequence genome encodes:
- the LOC120338870 gene encoding pyruvate dehydrogenase E1 component subunit beta, mitochondrial-like, producing the protein MAFRTLFKHSKLLNAKVCGRLMMSTSSRNPGEMYVRDALNSAMNEEMKRDDKVFLLGEEVAQYDGAYKVSRGLWREHGDKRVIDTPITEMGFAGIAVGAAMAGLKPICEFMTFNFSMQAIDHVINSAAKTLYMSAGAVPVPIVFRGPNGSAAGVGAQHSQCFAAWYGHCPGLKVLSPFNSEDCRGLLKAAIRDPNPVVFLENELMYGVSFPVSDAAMSEDFTLPIGKANIEREGKHVTLVSHSKPVGLCLESAEQLAAEGIECEVINLRSIRPLDIETIERSVMKTNHLVVVESGWPMFGVGAEVVAQIMEGPAFDYLDAPVVRVTGADIPMPYAKILEDNTMPATKDVILSVRKTLHLQQGQAATAYFEMGEGEPFVGLADFLLRHATPDDASYLSCRKIFIAYRTYISRKRPDIIVSMDFARFCSYLEHLAQQFQYKKRVIGNPHSTLYRIRFRSLKKLQKIKKHNNRQQKVLKVPVREINENICCKLCCGYLVNATTIKECLHAFCRSCIVQHFQTSQRCPVCDVLLHETDPLAYVKHDVLLQDIVCKLLPGLDRSEKNREDEFYEKYHAHQNNDFLDPPEKHTVVPKSDIQFKPIQFILEWVGLKHCSLMAEQIPEKFVRVSSQATIGHISQFVLQKLKNIDSDLKPTVQCDIKCGGVTLPSILTLEQIERHGLCFETEKDWLFLQYDIKPLED; encoded by the exons ATGGCTTTCAGAACACTTTTCAAG CACAGCAAATTGTTGAATGCAAAAGTATGTGGGAGATTAATGATGTCTACATCTTCACGTAATCCAGGAGAG ATGTATGTGAGAGATGCATTGAATTCGGCAATGAATGAAGAAATGAAACGAGACGACAAAGTTTTCTTGCTTGGAGAAGAAGTTGCTCAATATGATGGGGCTTATAAG GTCAGCAGGGGATTATGGAGAGAACATGGTGATAAACGTGTGATTGATACTCCAATAACAGAAATGGGATTTGCAGGAATTGCTGTGGGAGCGGCAATG gCCGGTTTGAAGCCAATCTGTGAATTCATGACTTTCAACTTTTCAATGCAAGCAATTGATCATGTTATTAATTCTGCTGCTAAAACATTATATATGTCAGCTGGGGCCGTGCCCGTCCCTATTGTATTCAGAGGACCAAACGGTTCTGCTGCTG gCGTTGGAGCGCAGCATTCACAGTGTTTTGCAGCTTGGTATGGCCATTGTCCTGGTTTGAAGGTTTTATCTCCATTCAATTCTGAAGATTGCAGAGGTTTATTAAAGGCAGCTATCCGAGATCCTAATCCAG TTGTTTTCCTGGAGAATGAATTAATGTATGGTGTCTCATTTCCCGTTTCGGATGCTGCAATGTCAGAAGATTTTACTTTGCCAATCGGTAAAGCCAATATTGAACGTGAAGGCAAACATGTTACACTTGTCTCTCACTCAAAACCTGTAGGATTATGCCTCGAATCAGCTGAACAACTCGCTGCAGAGGGTATTGAATGTGAA GTGATCAATTTAAGAAGTATTCGTCCTCTTGATATTGAAACTATAGAAAGAAGTGTTATGAAAACCAATCATCTTGTAGTCGTGGAATCAGGATGGCCAATGTTTGGGGTTGGTGCTGAAGTTGTTGCACAAATAATGGAAG GACCAGCATTTGATTACCTCGATGCTCCAGTTGTCAGAGTTACTGGAGCTGATATACCAATGCCGTATGCCAAAATTCTGGAAGACAACACTATGCCGGCAACAAAGGATGTTATTCTTTCTGTCCGTAAAACTTTACATTTACAACAAGGCCAAGCTGCAACTGCTTA CTTTG aaatggGTGAAGGAGAACCCTTTGTTGGATTGGCGGACTTCCTCCTTCGTCATGCAACTCCAGACGATGCATCCTATCTATCATGTAGAAAAATATTCATTGCTTATCGAACCTATATATCGAGGAAAAGACCTGATATTATTG TAAGCATGGATTTTGCGAGGTTTTGTTCGTACCTTGAACATTTGGCTCAACAATTTCAATACAAGAAAAGAGTGATTGGAAATCCACATTCAACACTTTATCGTATAAGATTTCGATCTCTaaagaaattacaaaaaatt AAAAAGCATAACAACCGCCAACAAAAAGTTCTGAAGGTCCCAGTTCGCGaaatcaatgaaaatatttgttgcaAGTTGTGCTGTGGTTATTTAGTCAATGCAACAACTATAAAAGAATGTTTACATGCAT TCTGCAGGAGTTGTATTGTCCAACACTTTCAAACAAGTCAAAGATGTCCAGTATGCGATGTACTGCTTCATGAGACAGATCCACTTGCATATGTTAAGCATGATGTTTTACTACAAGATATTGTCTGCAAATTATTACCGGGACTTGACAGAA GTGAAAAAAATCGAGAAGATGAATTCTATGAAAAATACCATGCACATCAAAATAATGACTTCTTGGATCCACCTGAAAAACATACGGTGGTTCCAAAATCTGATATACAATTTAAACCAATTCAGTTTATATTGGAATGGGTTGGTCTTAAACATTGCAGTCTGATGGCAGAA cAAATACCAGAAAAGTTTGTCAGAGTGTCATCACAAGCAACTATTGGACATATATCGCAATTTGTTCTCCAAAAGTTGAAGAATATTGACAG TGATCTGAAACCAACTGTGCAATGTGATATCAAATGTGGTGGTGTTACCCTTCCATCTATTCTGACACTGGAACAGATTGAAAGGCATGGCTTATGTTTTGAAACCGAG aaaGATTGGTTGTTTCTGCAATATGATATCAAGCCACTTGAGGACTAG
- the LOC120338869 gene encoding palmitoyltransferase ZDHHC6-like translates to MSLWRLVHIGPFIALFVTFVCYCVAVIDSYLWLFPLHTSKFGIWNLIILTIWLALILRNFFFAVLLGPGFVPLEWTPDDKDDEKYLQYCFICKGYKPPRAHHCRACKRCVMKMDHHCPWINTCCGHQNHTNFVLFLFFAPVGCIHALIVCIFTLLYQLLWRAEMYQYAVAPVHFGVNAFFLNIIACGLAFGTIVAVGVLFAQQLKIIITNKTGIEQWIIDKAEERTGQGAPPFTYPYDLGYKKNLSQIINWNCRPQGSGYSWPVVEGCTNLTLSIEQLEQKREKRKRTVLFLVKESYSGWWCPCTKGLCTCIRIPISDEPRIRLEVGDKIEVTRGSHYWLYGNKVLSETESNEGKRVRGWFPRRCVLRLSPPRSMPNDTDENTKKKD, encoded by the coding sequence ATGAGTCTCTGGCGATTAGTTCATATTGGACCGTTTATAGCTTTGTTTGTAACCTTTGTATGTTACTGTGTTGCTGTCATCGATAGTTATCTGTGGTTGTTTCCACTTCACACAAGCAAATTTGGGATTTGGAATCTGATAATTCTCACAATATGGCTAGCGTTGATCTTGCGGAACTTTTTCTTCGCTGTTTTGCTTGGTCCCGGGTTTGTTCCTCTCGAATGGACACCGGATGATAAAGATGATGAAAAGTACCTACAATACTGTTTTATATGCAAGGGATATAAACCACCAAGAGCGCATCACTGCCGTGCATGCAAACGATGTGTTATGAAAATGGATCATCATTGTCCATGGATTAATACATGCTGCGGTCATCAGAATCATACCAATTTTGTATTGTTTCTCTTTTTTGCACCTGTTGGGTGTATCCATGCATTAATAGTATGCATTTTTACATTACTTTATCAATTACTATGGAGGGCAGAAATGTATCAATATGCAGTTGCACCTGTTCACTTTGGtgtaaatgcattttttttaaacattatcGCTTGTGGTCTTGCTTTTGGTACAATTGTTGCCGTTGGTGTATTATTTGCACAACAGCttaaaattataataacaaaCAAAACAGGCATTGAACAATGGATTATCGATAAGGCTGAAGAACGAACAGGCCAAGGTGCACCCCCTTTCACATACCCTTATGACTTGGGATATAAAAAGAACTTAAGTCAAATTATAAACTGGAATTGTAGGCCTCAAGGAAGTGGGTATTCATGGCCAGTTGTTGAAGGTTGCACAAACCTTACACTATCAATTGAGCAATTGGAACAAAAGAGAGAAAAACGTAAGAGAACTGTTTTGTTCTTGGTGAAAGAATCATACTCTGGGTGGTGGTGTCCTTGCACAAAAGGTCTATGCACATGCATTCGTATACCTATATCTGATGAACCACGTATTCGTCTGGAGGTTGGAGATAAAATTGAAGTGACGAGAGGGTCACATTATTGGCTGTATGGGAACAAAGTTTTGTCTGAAACAGAATCTAATGAAGGAAAACGTGTCAGAGGATGGTTTCCAAGACGATGTGTCTTGCGATTATCTCCACCCAGGTCTATGCCAAATGATACCgatgaaaacacaaaaaagaAAGATTGA